The proteins below are encoded in one region of Neodiprion virginianus isolate iyNeoVirg1 chromosome 7, iyNeoVirg1.1, whole genome shotgun sequence:
- the LOC124308569 gene encoding laminin subunit alpha: protein MILQAQGLVILAIAAVFARGEILTPPYFNLADGREISATATCGVDTPGPELYCKLVGANADQDEDINLIQGQVCDYCDPNDPLKRHPPEYAVDGTQTWWQSPPLSRGMKYNEVNLTINLGQEFHVAYVYIRMGNSPRPGLWALEKSKDYGKTWSPWQYFSDSENDCLTYFGVNSREGIKRDDSVICTTEYSKLVPLEGGEIPFSTLTDRPSANHYFNSSVLQEWTRATNVRFRFLRTKNLFGHLMSVARQDPTVTRRYFYSIKDISIGGRCMCNGHADTCDVQDPNIPDKLLCRCHHNTCGPQCASCCKGFEQKKWRISTASKKFICEPCNCFGHTDECQYDPQIDEQHLSLDIHGKYEGGGVCQNCKHNTEGINCDRCKAGFYKPYDKHLNETDVCQPCNCDLSFSTGNCAEGSGKCECRPEYVAPDCTECSYGYFGYPKCRPCECHLKGTDGYHCEATDGHCPCKENYAGHYCNLCAEGYYNFPDCLPCGCNDLGATDEFCDVTSGNCTCKNNYAGRACDVCENGYFNYPSCRFCDCDAQGTQGEICDKTNGQCLCKDGYGGPRCDKCLTGFFGYPNCQPCKCSTNGSPFTSCDVKGTCSCYVNFSGKTCDQCSPGYYKYPECIDCKCDNHGAIGLSCDAEGKCQCHENFDGLRCDKCKEGFYNFPTCEGCNCDPAGVIETFQGCGSVPIGELCQCKERVAGRICNECKPLFWNLQPRNPQGCEECQCNIPGTIAGIGECDTKSGQCICKTAVTGRGCTHCSDGMYNLQEYNLFGCDNCACDVGGSINPICDKQSGQCYCRPRVTGRMCNKPLQAHYFPTLHQFQYEVEDGRTPSNNPVRYGFAEDLFPGYSWKGYAVFSPLQDKIIQDVHIQKSTLYRMVLRYINLNPNPISGLIKITPEHSHDTEQEFTVVFKPTSKPMFVTVAGSSGTVPSPLVMDPGRWDISISTKSSLLLDYFVLLPAAYYEATILTQEVKRPCEIGYNGLCRHFSYPSLSTFDTVRGDAGYSIQDNQRERLTEYFTDRAALNELGEKRVALINDKQQEIHYDVRISKPGIYILVVTYITPISNDQIATVLVEANASYNGKVMLYPCRYTSVCRQVVTDKYGRVTPLQLPSNYVSVILSAEPYTDSAIVSIVAIPYENWSLDYIKPKSVCVRKGGKCVQGIFPEAADAKHIEFEVGNEILEVGSRPPGIYDNSTKLIYLSNNNTMIDIKAKVPLPGEYVFVVQYFQPDHPEFELDVLVQNGKFYEAKIPLPNCPSNSGCRSIVHQSNGETKFDLIENFMITFKKGAGDNAVWLDYILVIPAGPRVQETLQKIQFDQTKEFIKKCGTNHFHINITDDGFCRDSVFSLTADYNNGAQPCNCDVEGTLSFECQEFGGQCSCRPNVIGRQCEICKTGFYGFPDCKPCNCPSTANCAPETGECICPPNVSGQRCDVCKPRTYGFDPIIGCEDCNCDPNGVTDNDLQCNLYNGNCNCKVNVIGRQCDKCRPGFAEYPYCVECECDIRGTTADICDQKTAECFCKSNVQGSGCDVCAEGTFDIQLNNPNGCTKCFCFGKTTRCSSASLYKTYVTDMNNWKAAIINEKIGNVTILKNVPISQNNSQIFMSLTHNETFENTIYFSAPDTYLGKRLTAYGGYLKYLIYYTTGPFGEAVAGADVILYGANTYLLYSGDEQPPSSMDFEASVQIVETNFRTLNDLDATRDQIMVVLEDLQGIYIRAKYWQPSVMIWLSYVTLDDATETYSSSSNVIASSVEQCHCPPNYKGLSCEECATGYYRVSSGPHGGYCVPCQCNDHSNTCDVNTGRCYDCKHSTTGDHCELCEIGYYGNATVGTPGDCNICACPLPIASNNFANSCQVNEEGDKISCDCLEGYYGARCQSCSAGFYGRPQEVGDYCKPCQCSGNIDPEDEHSCDSIDGTCLACLHNTYGQACNLCAPGFYGDAVQLKDCQSCICDTCGMTRCNNYNGSCECHPNVIGEKCDRCADNHYGFKSCQGCLPCDCGVASYSSQCDDDTGKCRCAPGVTGRQCDRCTPGYWNYGPSGCESCGCNTEYSIGASCDAETGHCTCLPGVIGDKCDKCPHRWVLIEQEGCFQCDSCAHDLLDDTDRLAEQLVPIVQEFKTVAAGYFTNRRLQFINETVDQLDKQVQLLNPSRVDFVPLQKEISQLDQDVQNQRRKVEYISENSEKWAEGAMNTSVEMKLLEKDAAKEIDRVNVIVDEVKSLALNIDQGTGPKVDNALKEAKEIIKKIEGVSFRSFRDKANDQVDRANILLTEMEQNNIPITNLSTVVMDLNKKVVNLTNKIDDMMNNTQMTQLNANVAERLNLENRIAQETGNFDTAKNSTNEAQEDLNAGKELNENATRFLNQAINFINTIKEDTQRDVRSKLNETTYGNDQILVDVLDLVKNATKHAETLNQYSLDLDSILTDTRNTSAVRAASAYKDISETINGAYEAAVDAIKAANNATQLSDGIGGRTLTSQNRSQELLDMAINALDQTEGSLEDDLIETQNDVSSIDNQNRNNTAELDRIESVLTGLSPESSSPLAQQFMDKADKVQDVTQRAINDMKGTVEKLPEDLVDAKKLSKDMEDSIHDISQANKQLDVVERIVPNITNLINDLGSKQSSIETTGKMLQQKIDDLKHSIANARELADMIKIGLTFYRNTTLELKNPESLPLLATSTKISAYFRTNQTNGFMLYLGNEQKNKQSRFKTNDFMALLVENGYPVLVVDLGSGPERIISNRYVADNVWRQVIIERTGTNIKLIIREDIGEGKDELFVKEQVIPGPYSIFNLDQDQSKLFVGGYPAAFQIQNAVTSASFEGEMEELVIGDTPVSFWNFVYGENNREGAVERDKLINFQPSTGYRFDGNGYAIISIKQSQISMDAQKFNIKLNFKTFAENGLMYLMVNGRNFFSLEMKDGYVLYQYNLGQSTAFIKTTKTFNDGNWHNLIALRQQKQGTLEIDNSGKVWGEVKGASTTFESQDRIYFGGHPTLHSYSSVTTEGFEGCIDQVYISDTQVDLSSSTQAFGVTSGCPVRFARLVSFEEGNPGYVKWENASAPNSLKVNLKFKTSAKSGLIYYATNDDQSAVSMMSLMNGRLFVRSQGEELSTSKDGIKFNDNEWHVVTATHDEKSLRLDIDDIENYITEIPPPPLHILYGSLYIGGLPPDYNVQKQGNLSTVPFVGCIEDATLNGIIINFANSTDRPGAFLGKCKGGDQPSRPPAVQTQRPDETWTPEPVPDIPTPPKRTDVNIPFEENDGLNNIEGRLTVGPVTSTTPTPVVVTSEPLKPVITPAPRTANECHLPQYPANDSDVNNGWRFGTKKNSRFEYNSLGGRYMNDYDIQIDFKTMENDGIIFYSAVLGKQDLIAVYLKEGKVHYKFDCGSGPALLIGATKTNNNQWHTIVFKRKGNTGELAIDDEQIIRQNSVGDATMMDVIPPFYVGGFRSELSDNVFRSTGINSTFSGCLKSFMMNGNLVGDPTTSIGVIPCSKSVEPGLFFYPGNGSNYYKDTDKHQFGGTIDIQMNIKPRTISGHLLSTHGKRDYLVLEMDNGTVRFLVKTQKGIIETSFQLPNRNSLCDGNWHSIRATRQKNAVLLSVDNKSAPPGTGSRNIYGVQSKQPIFIGGHLRLSRARGSKSRQQYVGCINNVIINSVPLTLNPLRANGKVITGICPTI from the exons ATGATCCTGCAGGCCCAGGGCCTCGTCATCCTTGCGATTGCGGCCGTTTTCGCCCGCGGCGAAATCCTTACACCGCCGTATTTCAACTTGGCGGATGGCCGGGAAATTAGCGCCACTGCGACTTGCGGTGTCGATACTCCGGGGCCAGAACTTTACTGTAAACTTGTTGGCGCCAACGCGGATCAGGACGAGGATATCAACTTGATACAGGGACAG GTATGCGATTATTGCGATCCAAACGATCCGTTGAAACGACATCCTCCAGAATATGCCGTCGATGGTACTCAGACTTGGTGGCAATCACCGCCATTATCTCGTGGAATGAAGTACAACGAAGTAAATCTCACCATCAATTTAGGCCAG GAATTTCACGTCGCATACGTTTACATCCGTATGGGCAACTCCCCTCGTCCCGGATTATGGGCACTCGAAAAGTCGAAGGATTACGGAAAGACGTGGTCGCCATGGCAGTACTTTTCCGATTCGGAGAACGACTGTCTTACATATTTTGGCGTGAACAGTCGCGAAGGAATAAAAAGAGACGACAGTGTGATTTGTACCACGGAATATTCGAAGCTGGTTCCGTTGGAAGGCGGAGAGATTCCATTCTCCACTTTGACCGACAGACCTTCGGCTAACCATTACTTCAACTCCTCGGTTCTGCAGGAGTGGACCAGAGCCACCAACGTCCGATTTCGCTTTCTACGCACGAAGAACTTGTTCGGACATTTGATGTCCGTCGCTCGACAGGATCCAACAGTCACTAGGCGT TACTTCTACTCCATCAAAGACATCAGTATAGGTGGACGCTGCATGTGTAACGGTCATGCGGACACTTGCGATGTTCAGGATCCGAACATTCCCGATAAGCTTCTCTGTAGATGTCATCACAACACCTGTGGACCTCAGTGCGCATCCTGTTGCAAGGGTTTCGAACAAAAGAAATGGCGAATATCAACAGCGTCCAAGAAGTTCATTTGCGAAC CTTGCAATTGTTTCGGTCATACGGACGAGTGTCAATATGATCCTCAAATCGATGAACAACATTTGTCACTGGATATCCATGGGAAATATGAAGGAGGTGGCGTGTGCCAGAACTGTAAGCACAACACGGAGGGTATAAATTGCGACCGTTGTAAGGCAGGCTTCTACAAACCGTACGACAAACATCTCAATGAAACTGATGTCTGTCAGC CTTGCAATTGTGATTTATCATTTTCCACTGGAAACTGTGCGGAAGGTTCAGGAAAGTGCGAATGTCGTCCGGAATACGTGGCTCCTGATTGTACGGAATGCAGTTATGGTTACTTCGGTTATCCGAAGTGTCGGCCTTGCGAATGTCATCTCAAAGGAACAGATGGTTATCATTGCGAGGCTACGGACGGCCATTGTCCATGCAAAGAAAACTACGCGGGACATTACTGTAACTTGTGTGCAGAAGGATACTACAACTTCCCTGACTGCCTGC CATGCGGCTGCAATGATTTAGGAGCGACCGACGAGTTTTGTGACGTGACAAGTGGAAACTGTACGTGCAAAAACAATTACGCTGGAAGAGCGTGCGACGTTTGCGAGAACGGTTATTTCAACTACCCATCGTGCAGGTTCTGCGATTGCGATGCGCAAGGCACTCAAGGCGAAATCTGCGACAAGACGAACGGGCAATGTTTGTGTAAGGACGGTTATGGCGGACCTCGTTGTGACAAGTGTCTGACTGGATTCTTCGGGTACCCGAATTGTCAACCATGCAAGTGTAGTACCAATGGTTCTCCGTTCACATCTTGTGACGTGAAAGGAACGTGTTCGTGTTACGTAAACTTTTCGGGAAAAACTTGCGACCAGTGTAGCCCAGGGTATTACAAATATCCTGAGTGTATAGATTGCAAATGTGACAATCACGGTGCAATTGGTCTCTCATGTGACGCTGAAGGCAAGTGCCAGTGTCACGAGAATTTCGACGGTCTAAGGTGTGACAAGTGCAAGGAAGGCTTCTACAACTTCCCGACCTGTGAAGGATGCAACTGCGACCCAGCTGGTGTGATAGAAACATTCCAAGGATGCGGTTCAGTGCCCATCGGAGAACTATGTCAGTGTAAAGAGAGGGTAGCGGGCCGAATTTGCAACGAATGCAAGCCGTTATTTTGGAATTTACAACCAAGAAACCCTCAAGGATGCGAAGAGTGCCAGTGCAACATTCCTGGTACAATTGCAGGGATTGGCGAATGTGACACAAAGTCTGGTCAATGTATTTGCAAAACGGCAGTTACTGGCAGGGGATGCACCCACTGCTCGGATGGGATGTACAATCTGCAAGAATACAACTTGTTCGGATGCGATAATTGCGCATGTGACGTTGGCGGTTCGATAAATCCAATTTGCGACAAACAATCGGGACAATGTTATTGCAGACCTCGAGTAACAGGACGCATGTGCAACAAGCCGTTGCAAGCTCATTACTTCCCTACCTTGCATCAATTCCAGTACGAAGTTGAAGACGGTAGAACACCGAGCAACAATCCGGTTCGTTACGGTTTTGCTGAGGACTTGTTCCCCGGTTATAGTTGGAAAGGATACGCcgtcttctctcctctccaaGATAAAATTATACAGGATGTGCACATTCAGAAGTCGACGTTGTATCGAATGGTTCTACGGTACATTAATCTGAACCCCAATCCGATTTCTGGGTTGATCAAAATCACTCCTGAGCACTCGCACGACACTGAGCAGGAATTTACGGTTGTATTTAAACCAACTTCGAAGCCGATGTTTGTAACAGTTGCTGGATCTTCGGGGACAGTTCCATCACCCCTAGTAATGGATCCCGGTCGTTGGGACATCAGCATTTCAACAAAGTCGAGCTTACTTCTCGATTACTTCGTTCTTCTACCAGCAGCCTACTACGAAGCTACTATTCTGACTCAGGAGGTCAAGCGGCCTTGCGAAATAGGGTACAACGGACTCTGCAGACACTTTAGCTATCCAAGCTTGTCGACTTTCGATACTGTCCGGGGAGACGCAGGCTATTCAATTCAGGATAACCAAAGAGAACGGTTGACGGAATATTTCACTGACCGTGCAGCTCTCAATGAGCTTGGTGAAAAACGTGTTGCACTAATTAATGATAAACAACAGGAAATACATTACGACGTACGGATATCGAAACCTGGAATTTACATTCTAGTTGTAACTTACATCACGCCAATTTCGAACGATCAAATAGCGACTGTCCTTGTCGAAGCGAATGCATCATACAACGGAAAAGTGATGCTTTACCCGTGCAGATATACCTCTGTGTGCAGACAAGTTGTAACTGACAAATACGGAAGAGTCACTCCTCTGCAACTTCCATCCAATTACGTAAGCGTCATTTTATCTGCAGAACCATACACGGATAGTGCCATTGTATCTATCGTCGCTATTCCTTACGAGAACTGGTCCCTGGATTATATCAAACCAAAATCTGTCTGCGTGCGCAAAGGTGGGAAGTGTGTACAAGGAATCTTTCCCGAAGCTGCCGACGCCAAACACATCGAGTTCGAAGTGGGCAATGAGATTTTGGAAGTAGGCAGCAGGCCTCCCGGCATTTATGACAACTCTACAAAATTGATCTATCTTAGTAACAACAACACTATGATAGACATTAAGGCCAAAGTACCTCTACCCGGGGAATACGTATTTGTTGTACAATATTTCCAACCAGATCATCCGGAATTTGAATTGGACGTGCTAGTTCAAAACGGCAAGTTTTACGAGGCCAAAATACCTTTGCCAAATTGCCCAAGCAACAGTGGTTGTCGTAGCATTGTGCACCAATCCAACGGCGAGACGAAGTTTGATCTGATAGAAAACTTCATGATCACATTCAAAAAGGGTGCTGGTGATAACGCCGTCTGGCTTGACTACATATTGGTAATTCCGGCTGGTCCACGCGTGCAAGAGACACTGCAGAAGATACAATTTGATCAAACTAAAGAGTTTATAAAGAAATGTGGGACCAACCATTTCCACATCAACATTACGGACGACGGCTTTTGTCGGGACTCAGTTTTCTCACTGACCGCCGATTATAACAACGGGGCGCAACCCTGTAACTGCGATGTCGAAGGAACGTTGAGCTTCGAATGCCAGGAATTCGGTGGTCAATGTTCTTGCCGACCAAACGTCATCGGCAGACAgtgtgaaatttgtaaaactgGCTTTTACGGATTTCCTGATTGCAAACCGTGCAATTGTCCCAGCACCGCGAATTGCGCTCCTGAAACTGGAGAGTGCATTTGTCCACCGAACGTAAGCGGGCAACGTTGCGACGTTTGCAAGCCAAGAACTTACGGTTTCGATCCAATTATAGGCTGTGAAGATTGTAACTGTGACCCGAACGGAGTAACTGACAACGATTTACAGTGTAATCTGTACAATGGAAACTGCAACTGCAAGGTGAATGTCATCGGCCGCCAATGCGACAAGTGCAGGCCTGGTTTCGCCGAATATCCTTATTGCGTTGAATGCGAATGCGATATCCGGGGAACGACCGCCGATATTTGCGACCAAAAAACGGCCGAATGTTTCTGCAAATCAAATGTTCAAGGGTCTGGTTGCGACGTGTGCGCAGAAGGTACTTTCGACATCCAATTAAACAACCCGAACGGCTGTACAAAATGTTTCTGCTTTGGCAAAACAACCCGTTGTTCATCGGCCAGTCTTTACAAGACTTACGTAACAGACATGAATAACTGGAAAGCGGcgataataaatgaaaaaattggcaacGTAACGATACTGAAAAACGTTCCGATCAGCCAGAataattctcaaattttcatgAGCTTGACCCATAACGAAACTTTCGAAAACACCATCTACTTCTCAGCACCAGACACATACCTCGGTAAAAGGTTGACAGCCTACGGCGGTTACCTGAAATACTTAATTTATTACACCACTGGCCCATTTGGCGAGGCTGTGGCAGGTGCAGACGTTATTTTATACGGGGCAAACACGTATCTGCTATATTCCGGAGACGAACAGCCTCCGTCTTCAATGGATTTCGAAGCTTCGGTTCAGATAGTGGAAACCAATTTCAGAACACTGAATGATCTAGACGCGACGAGGGATCAAATAATGGTCGTACTGGAAGACTTGCAAGGAATTTACATCCGTGCCAAATATTGGCAGCCAAGTGTCATGATATGGTTGTCGTACGTAACGTTGGACGATGCCACAGAGACCTATTCCTCGAGCAGTAACGTAATAGCCAGCAGTGTGGAACAGTGTCACTGTCCTCCGAATTACAAAGGCCTATCTTGCGAAGAATGTGCCACAGGATATTACAGAGTATCCTCAGGACCTCACGGCGGCTACTGTGTTCCTTGCCAATGTAACGATCATTCCAACACGTGCGACGTTAACACCGGTCGTTGTTACGACTGCAAGCACAGTACAACTGGAGACCATTGCGAGTTGTGCGAAATCGGTTACTACGGCAATGCGACTGTTGGAACTCCGGGCGATTGCAACATTTGTGCCTGTCCGTTGCCAATAGCATCGAACAACTTTGCCAACAGTTGCCAGGTGAACGAAGAAGGTGACAAGATCAGCTGCGATTGTCTCGAAGGGTATTACGGCGCTCGCTGCCAGTCATGCTCGGCTGGTTTTTACGGTAGACCCCAAGAAGTCGGGGACTATTGCAAACCCTGCCAGTGCTCGGGAAACATCGATCCGGAAGACGAGCATTCGTGCGACTCCATCGACGGGACATGTCTCGCATGTTTACACAACACTTACGGCCAGGCGTGCAATCTCTGTGCTCCAGGCTTCTACGGCGACGCGGTACAACTCAAAGACTGCCAAAGCTGCATATGCGACACTTGCGGAATGACAAGGTGCAACAACTACAACGGAAGCTGCGAGTGTCACCCGAATGTCATCGGAGAGAAATGCGACCGTTGTGCCGATAACCATTATGGATTCAAGTCATGCCAAGGGTGTCTGCCATGCGATTGTGGAGTTGCATCGTACAGTAGCCAGTGTGATGATGACACTGGAAAGTGTCGTTGTGCGCCTGGAGTCACCGGCAGGCAATGTGACCGCTGTACTCCCGGATACTGGAATTACGGACCCAGTGGATGTGAAT CATGTGGGTGTAACACTGAATATTCCATCGGTGCATCTTGCGATGCCGAAACTGGGCATTGCACGTGTCTTCCGGGAGTGATAGGCGATAAGTGTGATAAATGTCCGCACCGTTGGGTACTCATTGAACAAGAAGGCTGCTTCCAATGTGATTCTTGTGCTCACGATCTCCTCGATGACACCGATCGTCTTGCTGAACAATTGGTTCCTATTGTTCAAGAATTCAAA accGTTGCAGCAGGCTATTTCACGAATCGCCGTTTGCAATTCATAAACGAAACAGTCGATCAACTGGACAAACAAGTCCAGCTGCTGAATCCGAGCCGAGTAGATTTCGTGCCTTTGCAAAAGGAAATATCGCAACTTGATCAAGACGTACAAAATCAACGACGCAAGGTGGAATACATATCTGAAAATAGTGAGAAATGGGCGGAGGGCGCAATGAATACGTCGGTAGAGAtgaaattgttggaaaaagaTGCAGCCAAAGAAATAGACCGTGTAAACGTGATTGTAGATGAAGTGAAAAGCTTGGCACTGAACATAGACCAGGGTACCGGGCCAAAAGTTGATAACGCATTGAAGGAAGCTAAAgagattattaaaaaaattgaaggcGTTTCATTCCGCAGTTTTCGCGACAAAGCGAACGATCAGGTAGATCGTGCTAACATTTTGTTGACAGAGATGGAACAAAATAATATTCCTATCACGAATTTGAGTACAGTCGTCatggatttgaataaaaaagtgGTAAACCTGACCAACAAAATAGACGACATGATGAACAATACTCAGATGACGCAATTAAATGCCAACGTTGCTGAGAGATTGAACTTGGAGAATAGAATAGCCCAAGAAACGGGGAACTTTGACACAGCCAAGAACTCCACCAACGAAGCGCAAGAAGATCTGAATGCTGGAAAAGAACTGAACGAGAATGCAACGAGATTTTTGAACCAGgctattaattttatcaacacAATTA AAGAGGATACCCAACGGGATGTTcgttcaaaattgaacgaaactACGTACGGCAATGACCAAATTTTAGTAGATGTTCTCGACTTGGTTAAGAATGCGACAAAACATGCTGAAACATTGAACCAATATTCTCTCGATTTGGATAGCATACTTACCGATACCCGAAACACAAGCGCTGTGAGAGCTGCTTCTGCTTACAAGGATATCTCAGAAACAATTAACGGAGCTTACGAAGCGGCCGTAGATGCTATCAAAGCTGCAAATAATGCTACGCAGCTT TCTGACGGAATTGGAGGAAGAACATTGACATCTCAAAACAGATCACAGGAATTGTTGGATATGGCTATAAACGCTCTCGATCAAACTGAGGGATCACTTGAGGATGATTTAATTGAGACGCAAAATGATGTCAGCAGTATAGATAATCAAAATCGCAATAACACTGCAGAGCTGGACCGTATAGAGAG TGTTCTAACGGGGCTTTCACCCGAGTCTTCATCACCGTTGGCTCAACAATTCATGGACAAGGCTGATAAAGTACAAGACGTAACACAGCGCGCGATCAATGACATGAAAGGAACTGTCGAAAAACTACCGGAAGATCTTGTCGACGCGAAAAAACTTTCCAAGGATATGGAGGATTCGATTCACGATATATCGCAAGCGAATAAACAATTGGATGTTGTAGAAAGGATCGTTCCGAACATTACAAATTTGATAAATGACCTGGGAAGTAAACAAAGTTCAATTGAGACGACGGGAAAGATGTTACAGCAAAAAATTGACGACCTGAAACACAGTATTGCAAATGCAAGAGAATTAGCTGATATGATCAAGATTGGTCTGACCTTCTACAGGAATACAACGTTGGAACTGAAGAATCCTGAGAGTCTGCCTCTATTGGCAACATCGACTAAAATATCCGCATATTTCAGAACGAATCAAACTAACGGTTTCATGTTATACTTAGGAAATGAACAAAAGAACAAACAATCTCGTTTTAAGACG AATGACTTTATGGCGCTTTTAGTCGAAAACGGCTACCCTGTGCTTGTAGTCGATCTGGGATCGGGACCAGAAAGAATTATCAGTAATAGATATGTCGCTGACAATGTTTGGCGGCAAGTTATAATCGAACG GACCGGCACAAACATAAAGTTAATCATACGTGAAGATATCGGCGAGGGTAAAGATGAACTATTTGTCAAAGAACAAGTGATTCCCGGTCCCTATTCCATATTCAACTTGGATCAGGATCAATCGAAGCTTTTCGTTGGAGGATATCCGGCAGCATTCCAGATTCAAAACGCAGTTACTTCGGCTTCGTTCGAGGGTGAAATGGAAGAGTTGGTAATCGGTGATACACCCGTGTCATTCTGGAATTTCGTTTACGGAGAAAACAACAGGGAAGGAGCTGTGGAAAGAGACAAGCTGATAAACTTCCAACCAAGCACCGGGTACAGATTCGACGGCAACGGCTACGCAATCATCAGCATAAAGCAGTCCCAAATATCTATGGACGCTCAAAAGttcaatataaaattgaacttCAAAACGTTCGCTGAAAATGGTCTGATGTATTTGATGGTTAACGGAAGAAACTTCTTCTCGTTGGAAATGAAGGATGGATATGTACTCTACCAATACAATCTTGGTCAATCAACCGCGTTTATAAAGACAACGAAGACGTTCAACGACGGTAACTGGCACAATTTGATAGCGTTGCGACAACAGAAACAAGGTACTCTTGAAATCGACAATTCTGGTAAAGTATGGGGCGAAGTTAAGGGAGCATCAACGACCTTCGAGTCCCAAGATCGCATATACTTTGGGGGTCATCCTACTCTGCATTCTTATTCATCCGTCACAACGGAAGGCTTTGAGGGTTGCATCGACCAAGTTTACATATCCGATACTCAAGTCGATCTTAGCAGCAGCACCCAAGCGTTTGGAGTCACGTCCGGATGTCCCGTCAGG TTCGCGAGACTTGTCTCATTCGAAGAAGGCAATCCTGGATACGTTAAATGGGAAAATGCGTCGGCACCAAATTCTCTGAAAGTAAATCTCAAGTTTAAAACTTCGGCGAAATCGGGACTCATATATTACGCCACGAATGATGACCAGTCGGCGGTAAGTATGATGTCCTTGATGAATGGCCGACTCTTTGTAAGGAGCCAAGGTGAAGAGCTCAGCACAAGCAAGGATGGCATTAAATTCAATGACAATGAGTGGCACGTCGTAACGGCTACTCATGACGAAAAAAGTCTCAGACTAGACATTGATGACATCGAAAACTACATCACAGAGATACCACCACCTCCTTTGCACATTCTATACGGTAGCTTGTACATCGGAGGATTACCGCCTGATTACAACGTCCAGAAACAGGGAAATCTATCGACTGTACCATTCGTGGGTTGCATCGAAGACGCGACGTTGAATGGGATCATTATCAACTTTGCCAACAGCACGGATCGGCCTGGTGCATTCCTCGGCAAATGCAAAGGTGGCGATCAACCAT cacGGCCACCGGCTGTCCAGACACAACGACCAGACGAAACATGGACACCGGAACCAGTACCAGATATTCCCACACCTCCGAAACGTACAG aTGTAAACATTCCATTCGAAGAGAATGACGGACTCAATAATATCGAAGGCCGTCTTACAGTCGGACCCGTAACTTCGACTACACCAACCCCAGTAGTAGTTACTTCAGAACCATTGAAGCCCGTTATAACCCCGGCACCACGGACAGCTAATGAATGCCACCTGCCACAATATCCTGCCAACGATTCTGATGTAAATAACGGATGGCGATTTG GTACCAAGAAAAACAGCAGATTCGAATACAATTCTCTTGGTGGCAGATACATGAACGATTATGATAtacaaattgatttcaaaacAATGGAGAACGATGGTATAATATTCTACAGCGCTGTCCTTGGTAAGCAGGACCTTATTGCTGTATACCTCAAGGAAGGCAAG GTTCATTACAAATTCGATTGTGGCAGTGGACCTGCTTTGTTGATTGGGGCGACAAAGACAAACAACAATCAATGGCACACGATCGTATTTAAGAGAAAGGGTAATACTGGAGAGTTGGCTATTGACGATGAGCAAATAATACGTCAGAATTCTGTGGGAGATGCTACAATGATGGATGTCATTCCACCATTTTACGTTGGAGGCTTCCGATCCGAGTTATCGGATAACGTATTCAGATCCACG GGAATTAATTCCACGTTTAGTGGCTGTTTGAAGAGTTTCATGATGAATGGAAACCTAGTAGGTGACCCAACTACGTCGATTGGAGTTATTCCATGCTCCAAGTCGGTCGAACCTGGTCTATTCTTCTATCCAGGAAATGGATCAAATTACTACAAGGACA